A region of Micromonospora sp. WMMD882 DNA encodes the following proteins:
- a CDS encoding DUF397 domain-containing protein, with protein sequence MADLTGARWRKSSRSGSNGGECVEVADNLPGLVAVRDSKDPTGPALTFTPTAWTAFLHTTRPTH encoded by the coding sequence ATGGCTGACCTGACCGGAGCCCGATGGCGTAAGAGCAGTCGCAGCGGCAGCAACGGCGGGGAATGTGTCGAAGTGGCCGACAACCTGCCTGGTCTCGTCGCCGTACGCGACAGCAAGGACCCGACCGGGCCCGCCCTCACCTTCACCCCCACCGCCTGGACCGCCTTCCTCCACACCACCCGCCCCACCCACTGA
- a CDS encoding helix-turn-helix transcriptional regulator encodes MAEDMGSTVPRRQLGRALRQLRAEAGVTLDAAADALECSRQKVWRIESGLGSVRGVDVRAMCQLYDANPELTAALTALASETKARGWWHAYGDAIPDWFELYVGLEQAAHRLRFYYDAMIPGLLQTREYAHAVYQHRSEVSDDERERLVEVRLQRQALLSRRLPPAPRCAVVLSEAALLRVVGSRATMAGQLRHLLTLGERPNVSVRVLPLTAGLHRGVEAGTFVMLEFPPGTRTTPEPPVVYSESWTGALYLDRPQEFAAYENVWMSIDALALDQGQSRRLIDKILGEVHHG; translated from the coding sequence TTGGCCGAGGACATGGGTTCGACGGTGCCGCGACGGCAGCTCGGTCGAGCGCTGCGACAGTTGCGCGCCGAGGCGGGGGTCACCCTGGACGCGGCAGCCGACGCGTTGGAGTGCAGCCGACAGAAGGTGTGGCGGATCGAGAGCGGCCTCGGCTCGGTGCGCGGGGTGGACGTGCGGGCGATGTGCCAGCTCTACGACGCCAACCCGGAGCTGACCGCCGCGCTGACCGCCCTGGCCAGCGAGACCAAGGCGAGAGGCTGGTGGCACGCCTACGGCGACGCCATCCCCGACTGGTTCGAGCTGTACGTGGGCCTGGAGCAGGCCGCCCACCGGCTCAGGTTCTACTACGACGCGATGATTCCAGGGCTTCTGCAAACGAGGGAATATGCGCACGCGGTGTACCAGCACCGCTCCGAGGTCAGCGATGACGAGCGGGAGCGCCTGGTCGAGGTACGACTACAGCGGCAGGCCCTACTGAGCCGCCGCTTGCCGCCGGCTCCTCGTTGCGCAGTCGTCCTCTCCGAAGCGGCGCTACTGCGGGTCGTGGGCAGCCGGGCGACGATGGCGGGGCAACTCCGTCACCTGTTGACGCTGGGCGAACGACCGAACGTCTCGGTGCGGGTGTTGCCGCTCACCGCCGGGCTCCATCGCGGAGTCGAGGCGGGCACGTTCGTGATGCTGGAGTTCCCTCCCGGCACCCGAACAACGCCTGAGCCGCCGGTTGTCTACAGCGAGTCGTGGACTGGCGCGCTGTACCTCGACCGGCCCCAGGAATTCGCCGCATATGAGAACGTCTGGATGAGCATCGATGCGCTTGCCCTCGACCAGGGACAATCGAGGCGGCTCATCGACAAGATCCTTGGGGAGGTACACCATGGCTGA
- a CDS encoding DivIVA domain-containing protein, with protein MGEPWESHAESGRPDAAEARGTAYRSAVPGPLRPWQVRGKLFTPRGRHGVDAAEVRHFLDRVADDLTACYAEVARAHAENDRIKTALRQWQSELARRELAGIR; from the coding sequence ATTGGCGAGCCGTGGGAATCCCACGCCGAATCGGGTCGGCCAGACGCCGCCGAGGCGCGCGGGACCGCGTACCGCAGCGCTGTGCCCGGACCGCTGCGGCCCTGGCAGGTGCGCGGCAAGCTGTTCACCCCACGCGGCCGGCACGGGGTGGACGCCGCCGAGGTACGGCACTTCCTCGACCGGGTCGCCGACGACCTGACCGCCTGCTACGCCGAGGTGGCCCGCGCCCACGCCGAGAACGACCGGATCAAGACGGCCCTGCGCCAGTGGCAGTCCGAGCTGGCCCGCCGCGAGCTGGCGGGCATCCGGTGA